A part of Gemmatimonas groenlandica genomic DNA contains:
- a CDS encoding HEAT repeat domain-containing protein: MPTDSDGDAEQARLRSLTQSIASVLRTFVRANRATQMYLPNSAMRPKARDDAREAFRAFWLQESELSLTITEQSLLAGDREVYREDERTSAALPWLLYRDGLRRLDLHPGFEDAELDTLLDILQQARDASSDDDDLVTQLWLADFQKLTFRNVELLTDFDAAYVERDPGEVASGGYAGVPSAVQLIESPPLGDGPPPRLIHLDDDASTLHFLDPQEAIALQAAIRREYANDGLPTVLDSLFDIVEVQEDDEVRAEVCDILDRLLLNALSAEEYPVVACILRDTRAALARADWSDEIRRALSALAARLNAASAIDGLISAVERGAFAAAPVTLEPLLEGLGYDALVPLVAWFADAPLNSSRQTVEGIVTRQLAARLSLLQRLLEDPREPVVRGAILFARQVASPALVAPLAKLFREGADSTRSGAASALAAIASPTAMDVLQSAIAHELRDVRLAALKAIAATRYRQAFPRLVRDLDAKALRRVDLSEKRAFVEALAAAGGDDATAPLDAMLNGRGLLGYKEAPELRMCAAYGLGMIGTERATRSLQRAADTSDPMVRRAISQAMRGTP; encoded by the coding sequence ATGCCGACCGATTCAGACGGAGATGCGGAGCAGGCGCGTTTGCGATCCTTGACGCAGAGTATCGCCAGCGTGCTCCGCACGTTCGTGCGCGCGAATCGCGCGACGCAGATGTATCTCCCGAATAGTGCGATGCGACCGAAGGCTCGAGATGATGCCCGTGAGGCGTTTCGGGCTTTCTGGTTGCAGGAGAGTGAACTGTCGCTGACGATTACGGAGCAGTCGCTCCTGGCCGGCGATCGCGAGGTCTATCGCGAAGACGAGCGAACCAGTGCAGCGCTGCCGTGGCTGTTGTATCGCGATGGCCTCCGCCGCCTCGATCTCCACCCGGGCTTCGAGGATGCGGAGCTCGACACGCTGCTCGATATCTTGCAGCAGGCGCGTGATGCCAGCTCGGACGATGATGACTTGGTCACGCAGCTGTGGCTGGCCGATTTCCAGAAGCTCACGTTTCGCAACGTCGAATTATTGACGGATTTCGACGCCGCTTACGTCGAGCGTGACCCTGGCGAGGTCGCGTCTGGCGGATATGCCGGGGTGCCCTCGGCGGTACAACTTATTGAGTCGCCGCCACTCGGCGATGGCCCGCCGCCACGGCTCATTCACCTCGACGACGACGCGTCGACCCTCCACTTTCTCGATCCACAGGAGGCCATCGCCTTGCAGGCGGCCATCCGGCGCGAGTATGCGAACGACGGGTTGCCGACGGTCCTCGACAGCCTGTTCGACATCGTCGAGGTACAAGAGGATGACGAGGTGCGCGCCGAGGTGTGCGATATCCTCGATCGTCTGCTGCTCAATGCCTTATCGGCCGAAGAGTATCCGGTCGTTGCCTGCATTCTGCGCGATACCCGGGCCGCCTTGGCCCGGGCCGATTGGTCCGATGAGATACGACGCGCCCTCTCCGCACTGGCTGCCCGACTGAATGCCGCGTCGGCGATCGACGGACTGATCAGCGCCGTTGAGCGAGGCGCCTTCGCGGCGGCTCCCGTAACGCTCGAGCCCCTCCTCGAAGGTTTGGGGTACGACGCGCTGGTCCCGCTCGTGGCATGGTTCGCTGATGCACCGTTGAACTCGTCGCGCCAGACCGTCGAGGGTATCGTCACACGGCAGCTCGCTGCCCGACTCTCGCTCCTCCAGCGACTCCTCGAGGATCCGCGTGAGCCGGTCGTACGTGGTGCCATCCTTTTCGCGCGGCAGGTCGCCAGTCCCGCACTGGTCGCGCCTTTGGCGAAGCTGTTCCGGGAGGGCGCCGACTCCACGCGGAGCGGAGCGGCGTCGGCGCTTGCCGCGATCGCGTCGCCGACGGCCATGGACGTGCTGCAAAGTGCCATTGCGCACGAGCTTCGTGACGTGCGCCTCGCGGCATTGAAAGCGATCGCCGCAACACGCTATCGCCAAGCGTTTCCACGCCTCGTTCGGGATCTTGATGCGAAGGCGCTTCGCCGAGTCGACCTGAGTGAGAAGCGTGCCTTTGTCGAGGCCCTCGCGGCGGCCGGTGGAGACGATGCCACCGCCCCCCTCGATGCGATGCTCAACGGGCGTGGTCTGCTTGGTTACAAGGAGGCTCCCGAGCTGCGAATGTGTGCGGCCTACGGACTCGGGATGATCGGTACTGAACGGGCCACCCGCAGTTTGCAGCGTGCCGCTGATACGTCGGATCCAATGGTACGTCGGGCCATCAGCCAAGCCATGCGAGGCACGCCGTGA
- the trhA gene encoding PAQR family membrane homeostasis protein TrhA produces MGTRVVSLREEFANAVTHGVGLVLSLIGMPILILAAMNHGERATVIGASVFGATLIALYSASTLYHAIPHPTLKQKLRVVDHSAIYLLIAGTYTPFTLGVLRGTWGWTLFGIVWTLAALGVLFKVVFGSGAMAKLSTAIYVAMGWVIIIAIKPLMASMEHAGLMLLVAGGLCYTGGVIFYVDRRRAWTHPVWHLFVMGGSICHYFAVLWYAAPAR; encoded by the coding sequence ATGGGTACCAGGGTCGTGAGTCTCCGTGAAGAATTCGCCAACGCCGTCACGCACGGCGTTGGTCTCGTGCTCAGTCTCATCGGGATGCCGATCCTGATCCTCGCCGCGATGAATCACGGCGAACGCGCGACGGTGATCGGCGCCAGCGTGTTCGGCGCCACGTTGATCGCCCTCTATTCGGCGAGTACGCTGTACCACGCGATCCCGCATCCCACCCTCAAGCAGAAGCTGCGCGTAGTCGACCACTCCGCGATCTACTTGCTCATTGCCGGCACGTATACCCCGTTCACACTAGGCGTACTACGCGGCACCTGGGGCTGGACGTTGTTCGGTATCGTGTGGACGTTGGCCGCGCTCGGCGTGCTGTTCAAAGTAGTGTTCGGCAGCGGCGCGATGGCCAAACTGTCCACGGCGATCTACGTAGCGATGGGCTGGGTGATCATCATCGCGATCAAACCGCTGATGGCCTCCATGGAGCACGCGGGATTGATGCTGTTGGTGGCCGGTGGGCTGTGCTATACGGGCGGTGTGATCTTCTATGTGGACCGCCGCCGCGCCTGGACGCATCCCGTGTGGCATCTGTTCGTGATGGGTGGCAGCATCTGCCACTATTTCGCGGTGCTCTGGTACGCCGCTCCTGCGCGATAG
- a CDS encoding DoxX family protein, with amino-acid sequence MAVLGPAALFLVAGMLHFVMPAFFDRIVPPWVPNARLATYVSGVFEIAGAIGLLIPATRVAAAWGLIALLAAVLPANIHMLNQARAADASAGYIAGLWLRLPLQPLLMWWVWRVAIRR; translated from the coding sequence ATGGCGGTGCTCGGCCCGGCGGCGCTCTTCCTCGTCGCCGGCATGCTGCACTTTGTTATGCCGGCGTTCTTCGACCGCATCGTGCCACCGTGGGTGCCCAACGCGCGACTCGCGACCTACGTGAGTGGCGTATTCGAAATAGCAGGCGCCATCGGCTTGCTGATCCCCGCGACGCGAGTGGCGGCCGCCTGGGGGCTTATTGCGCTGCTCGCCGCGGTGCTGCCGGCCAACATTCACATGCTGAACCAAGCACGCGCCGCCGATGCGTCGGCCGGGTACATCGCCGGGCTCTGGCTGCGGTTACCGCTGCAGCCGCTGCTAATGTGGTGGGTATGGCGTGTGGCGATCCGCCGCTGA
- a CDS encoding serine hydrolase domain-containing protein, with product MKAVLGFGFRVLSVTALAVGLATPALAQKKGVVAAPYVPPAGAWERRSPSAMGMDSVKLAEAIAYAIEKESKTPRDLELNHYQTFGREPFGAAIGPLAPRGGATGVILRKGYVVATWGDPNAVEITNSVTKSFLSTVVGLAFDAGRIRSVDDTVSQVMPPILRAYPNGTGLGADWPGDAKWLRPFDSPHNKRLTWDHLLRQVSDWEGTLWGKPEWADRPAQQVNTWTTRPRVEPGTAYEYNDTRVNVLALAALQVWREPLPDILRDKIMEPIGASNTWRWYGYDNSWIVLDGKLVQSVSGGGHWGGGMMINAWDLARFGLLTQRRGVWGGKQLLSEAWVTKALTPTPAQPTYGYMNWFVNTDRKYVPAAPAQAFVHVGAGNNIIYVDPVNDVVAVVRWIDTNASVNGFVERLLSSLK from the coding sequence ATGAAAGCAGTTTTGGGTTTTGGGTTTCGGGTTTTGAGTGTGACGGCGCTGGCGGTCGGGTTGGCGACACCGGCTTTGGCGCAGAAGAAGGGTGTGGTGGCGGCGCCGTATGTGCCGCCGGCGGGGGCGTGGGAACGTCGTTCGCCCTCGGCGATGGGGATGGATTCGGTCAAGCTGGCCGAAGCGATTGCGTACGCCATCGAGAAGGAGAGCAAGACGCCGCGCGATCTCGAGCTCAATCACTACCAGACGTTTGGTCGCGAGCCCTTTGGGGCCGCGATCGGACCGCTGGCGCCGCGTGGTGGCGCCACGGGCGTGATTCTGCGCAAAGGCTACGTGGTAGCCACGTGGGGGGATCCCAACGCGGTCGAGATCACTAACAGTGTGACCAAGAGTTTCCTGAGCACCGTGGTCGGCTTGGCGTTCGATGCGGGTCGCATTCGAAGCGTGGACGATACGGTGTCGCAGGTGATGCCGCCGATCTTGCGCGCGTATCCCAACGGCACCGGACTCGGCGCCGACTGGCCGGGTGACGCGAAGTGGTTGCGTCCGTTCGACAGTCCGCACAACAAGCGCCTCACCTGGGATCACCTGCTGCGGCAGGTGAGCGACTGGGAAGGCACGCTGTGGGGCAAGCCGGAGTGGGCTGACCGTCCGGCGCAGCAGGTGAACACGTGGACCACGCGCCCGCGCGTGGAGCCGGGCACGGCCTACGAGTACAACGACACGCGCGTGAATGTGCTGGCGCTGGCGGCGTTGCAGGTGTGGCGCGAGCCACTGCCGGACATTCTTCGTGACAAAATCATGGAGCCGATCGGCGCGTCGAACACGTGGCGCTGGTACGGCTACGACAACTCGTGGATCGTGCTCGACGGCAAGTTGGTGCAGTCGGTAAGCGGTGGCGGACACTGGGGCGGCGGCATGATGATCAACGCCTGGGACCTGGCGCGCTTTGGCCTGCTCACGCAGCGTCGGGGCGTGTGGGGCGGCAAGCAGCTGCTCTCCGAGGCGTGGGTGACGAAAGCGCTCACGCCCACGCCGGCGCAGCCCACGTACGGCTACATGAACTGGTTCGTGAATACCGACCGGAAGTACGTGCCCGCCGCACCGGCGCAGGCATTCGTGCATGTAGGCGCCGGGAATAACATCATCTACGTCGACCCGGTGAACGATGTGGTCGCGGTGGTCCGTTGGATCGACACGAATGCGTCGGTAAACGGGTTCGTGGAGCGGCTCTTGTCCTCCCTGAAATAG
- a CDS encoding HD-GYP domain-containing protein: MTSTGSRTPPPRPMVQESAVTQLEARNVLQAFHRALRAIRLYPRENTMVKAALVALDGAVVSLIASTGQCDIRSVGDYVFVCGIRLRIQLDTYAAISHVAGRFRHAGIGGILVLSAPDGAAWVTLISALLAPTPGLQSDERRAHITAQLERENVSDFKIEPAVDELADLEEGSSQERTRQTFMQSLSATRQLMTDVRMGRTPALRQAKRAVQGIVDQIMIDDTSLIGMTTLRDFDEYTFVHSVNVCILAVALGRRIGLSKLQLLDLGLAALLHDIGKSRIPIEILNKRGQLSEDEFRVLQGHTWHGVLALFALSGSTARAWRSMTVAYEHHLRLDRSGYPRTVRSRELSLFSRIVSIVDGFDAATSTRVYQPNPWSPADVIRGMRDNPRLGLDPVLVRAFTGLMGIYPIGTVVLLDSHEIALVVAASREGQPPSRPQIRLLFDERGNPSYEATVLDLTEKDSSGQHLRTIVRTEDADRLGIQVSDYLT, from the coding sequence GTGACCTCGACCGGAAGCCGTACGCCGCCGCCCAGACCCATGGTCCAGGAGAGCGCCGTTACGCAGCTCGAGGCGCGCAACGTGCTCCAGGCGTTCCATCGCGCGTTGCGGGCGATCAGACTGTATCCTCGGGAAAACACGATGGTGAAGGCCGCCCTCGTTGCACTGGACGGTGCCGTCGTATCGCTCATCGCGTCGACCGGCCAGTGTGATATCCGCTCTGTCGGCGACTACGTCTTCGTGTGCGGCATCCGGCTGCGCATTCAACTCGACACGTACGCCGCGATCTCGCACGTCGCGGGCCGCTTTCGTCACGCTGGCATCGGTGGCATCCTCGTGCTGAGTGCGCCAGATGGTGCCGCGTGGGTGACGCTGATCTCGGCGCTACTCGCACCGACGCCGGGACTCCAAAGCGATGAACGGCGAGCGCATATCACCGCGCAACTCGAGCGCGAGAACGTGTCCGACTTCAAGATCGAGCCGGCCGTCGACGAGTTGGCCGATCTGGAGGAAGGGTCGTCTCAGGAGCGAACGCGCCAGACCTTCATGCAGTCACTGTCGGCAACACGGCAGCTGATGACGGATGTCCGCATGGGCCGTACTCCCGCGCTCCGTCAGGCAAAGCGCGCCGTGCAGGGCATCGTCGATCAAATCATGATCGACGATACGTCTTTGATCGGGATGACGACACTGCGCGATTTCGACGAGTACACCTTTGTCCACAGCGTGAATGTCTGCATTCTCGCGGTCGCTCTGGGTCGCCGTATCGGGCTGTCCAAGCTCCAGTTGCTCGACCTCGGCCTCGCGGCGCTGCTGCACGACATCGGCAAGTCCCGCATTCCGATTGAGATTCTGAACAAGCGCGGTCAGCTCTCGGAGGATGAATTCAGGGTGTTACAGGGGCATACGTGGCATGGTGTGCTCGCTCTCTTCGCGCTCAGCGGGTCCACGGCGCGCGCGTGGAGGTCGATGACCGTGGCCTACGAGCATCATCTCCGTCTCGATCGCAGTGGGTACCCGCGCACGGTGCGTTCGAGAGAGCTCTCGCTCTTCAGCCGGATCGTCTCCATCGTTGATGGCTTTGACGCGGCGACGTCGACGCGTGTCTATCAGCCGAACCCCTGGTCACCGGCTGATGTCATCCGCGGCATGCGCGACAACCCGCGTCTTGGGTTAGACCCGGTGTTGGTGCGGGCCTTTACCGGACTGATGGGGATCTATCCGATCGGAACGGTCGTCCTGCTCGACAGCCATGAGATCGCGCTCGTTGTCGCGGCGAGCCGTGAGGGTCAGCCGCCCTCACGGCCACAGATCCGGCTGCTGTTCGACGAGCGTGGAAACCCTTCGTACGAGGCAACCGTGCTCGATCTCACAGAAAAGGATTCGTCGGGTCAGCATCTCCGCACCATCGTTCGAACCGAGGACGCCGACCGCCTCGGGATTCAGGTGAGCGACTACCTCACCTGA
- a CDS encoding ligase-associated DNA damage response DEXH box helicase, with translation MPVSDAEGRLEQWFAARGWSPFAFQREVWSAYANGESGLIHAATGTGKTYAAWMGPVLEALAEHEAPRTLRRRADGAPLRVLWITPLRALAADTEQALREPIEAMGLPWTVESRTGDTSAARRARQRDRLPSALVTTPESLSLLLCRKDHEAIFSDVRCIVVDEWHELLSTKRGAQVELALARLRRICPQLRTWGVSATLGNLDTAADTLLGYRADGAPHARRLVRGIVPKDTQVEALTPDTMDRFPWAGHLNTKLLPEVMQRLESAQSAIVFTNTRSQCEIWFQSIIAANPAWFEFTAIHHGSLSRAQREDVEDGLKTGRYRVVVATSSLDLGVDFSPVDLVMQIGSPKGVARLMQRAGRSGHSPGRVSRILCVPTHAFELVEVAAARDAMRAGAIESREPLDRPLDLLAQHLVTLALGGGFTRHAVLQELRSTRAYRLLTDVELDWVIDFVTHGGNALKAYPEYARVQLVGDRYVVTDRRVAMRHVLNIGTIVSDAAIAVRYLKGGRLGTVEESFVSRLSPGDKFIFAGTPLEFVRLRDLTAWVRKAKGITGAIPRWQGARMPLSTELSHAVRAKLEEARQGVYSDPEMQAVQPVLTLQAERSIIPRPDELLIERCETRDGHHLFVYPFEGRLVHEGLAALFAYRMAQLTPISFSFSCNDYGFELLTADAAPLEEALESGLLTTEHLLHDITHSLNAAELARRQFREIARVAGLIFGGYPGQSKSVKQMQASSGLLYDVFVNYDPENLLVQQARREVLERQLESSRLGRVLQRLSESIVRVIDVDRPTPLAFPLLVDSTRSRVSSEKLADRVRRMTVSAEKSTRSGTSMTFRAHEGRATKVVK, from the coding sequence ATGCCGGTGAGTGATGCTGAGGGGCGGCTCGAACAGTGGTTTGCGGCGCGCGGCTGGAGTCCGTTCGCCTTTCAGCGTGAAGTGTGGAGCGCCTATGCCAACGGCGAGTCTGGGCTGATTCACGCCGCGACCGGCACCGGCAAGACATACGCCGCGTGGATGGGGCCCGTGCTCGAAGCGCTGGCTGAGCATGAGGCGCCGCGCACTTTGCGTCGTCGTGCCGATGGAGCACCGCTGCGCGTGCTCTGGATTACGCCACTGCGTGCGCTTGCCGCCGACACCGAGCAGGCATTGCGCGAGCCTATCGAAGCGATGGGCCTGCCATGGACCGTCGAATCGCGCACCGGAGATACCAGCGCCGCTCGACGTGCGCGACAGCGCGACCGGTTGCCGTCTGCGCTCGTGACCACACCGGAATCACTCTCGTTGCTGCTCTGTCGCAAGGATCACGAGGCGATCTTTTCGGACGTGCGCTGCATCGTGGTCGACGAGTGGCACGAGCTGCTCTCCACCAAGCGCGGCGCGCAGGTGGAGTTGGCGCTGGCGCGTCTGCGACGCATCTGTCCGCAGCTCCGCACGTGGGGTGTGTCGGCCACGCTCGGCAATCTCGACACCGCAGCGGATACGCTCCTCGGGTATCGCGCCGATGGTGCGCCGCATGCCCGTCGGCTCGTACGCGGTATCGTACCCAAGGATACGCAGGTCGAGGCGCTCACACCCGACACCATGGACCGATTCCCGTGGGCGGGGCACCTGAACACCAAACTGTTGCCCGAGGTGATGCAACGCCTCGAGTCGGCGCAGAGTGCGATCGTGTTCACGAACACGCGCTCGCAATGTGAGATCTGGTTTCAATCCATCATCGCCGCGAACCCGGCATGGTTCGAGTTCACCGCAATCCATCACGGTTCACTTTCACGCGCGCAGCGTGAAGACGTGGAAGACGGACTCAAGACGGGGCGCTATCGCGTCGTGGTGGCCACCAGCTCGCTGGATCTTGGCGTGGACTTCTCACCCGTCGATCTGGTGATGCAGATCGGCAGCCCCAAAGGCGTCGCGCGGTTGATGCAGCGCGCCGGCCGATCGGGGCACTCGCCGGGCCGCGTCTCGCGCATTCTGTGCGTGCCCACGCATGCCTTCGAGCTGGTCGAAGTGGCCGCCGCCCGAGATGCGATGCGCGCCGGCGCCATCGAGAGTCGCGAGCCGCTCGATCGTCCGCTCGATCTCTTGGCGCAGCATCTCGTCACGCTCGCACTGGGCGGTGGATTCACCCGCCACGCAGTGCTGCAGGAGCTGCGTTCCACTCGGGCCTATCGGCTGCTGACCGATGTGGAGCTCGATTGGGTCATCGACTTCGTCACGCACGGCGGCAATGCCCTGAAGGCGTATCCCGAGTATGCGCGGGTTCAACTCGTGGGGGATCGCTACGTGGTGACCGATCGCCGTGTCGCAATGCGACATGTGCTCAACATCGGCACCATCGTGAGTGACGCGGCCATCGCCGTGCGCTATCTCAAAGGCGGCCGACTCGGCACCGTCGAAGAGTCTTTCGTATCTCGACTCTCCCCCGGCGATAAGTTCATCTTCGCCGGCACACCATTGGAGTTTGTGCGGCTGCGCGATCTCACGGCATGGGTGCGCAAGGCGAAGGGCATCACCGGGGCGATTCCGCGCTGGCAGGGCGCCCGCATGCCGCTCAGCACCGAGCTCTCGCACGCGGTACGGGCGAAGCTCGAGGAGGCGCGACAGGGCGTATACAGCGATCCCGAGATGCAGGCGGTACAGCCGGTACTCACTCTGCAGGCCGAGCGCAGCATCATTCCGCGGCCGGATGAGCTGCTCATCGAGCGATGCGAAACCCGCGATGGTCATCACCTGTTCGTGTATCCGTTCGAAGGCCGCTTGGTGCACGAGGGGCTCGCCGCGCTCTTTGCGTATCGCATGGCGCAGCTGACGCCGATCTCGTTCTCGTTCTCCTGTAACGACTATGGATTCGAGCTGCTTACCGCCGACGCGGCACCGTTGGAGGAGGCATTGGAGTCGGGCTTGCTGACGACGGAGCACCTGCTGCACGATATCACGCACAGTCTCAATGCCGCCGAATTGGCACGTCGTCAGTTCCGGGAGATCGCGCGCGTCGCCGGTTTGATCTTCGGAGGCTATCCGGGACAGTCGAAATCGGTGAAGCAGATGCAAGCGTCAAGTGGATTGTTGTACGATGTATTCGTGAACTACGATCCCGAGAACCTGTTGGTGCAGCAGGCCCGCCGAGAGGTGCTCGAGCGGCAGCTCGAATCGAGCCGGTTGGGCCGTGTGCTGCAGCGCCTGTCCGAGAGCATCGTGCGCGTGATCGATGTCGATCGCCCGACCCCGCTCGCCTTTCCGCTGCTGGTCGACTCCACGCGGTCGCGCGTGAGCTCGGAGAAGCTGGCGGATCGCGTGCGTCGCATGACGGTGTCGGCCGAGAAGTCGACGCGATCGGGCACGTCGATGACGTTCCGTGCGCACGAGGGCCGTGCCACGAAGGTGGTGAAGTGA
- the pdeM gene encoding ligase-associated DNA damage response endonuclease PdeM, with product MTGSAIPAGAVIHSVAGEQLVLLPDRAIWIPERRMVIVADLHWGKAAAFRAAFVPVPFGTTASDLARLSRVLHDTAATHLVVLGDLLHARAGRHADTLATIGAWREVHAEVAITLVRGNHDAHAGDPPASLDIVCVDAPFAIGPFIGVHEPAEHADGYVLAGHLHPCVSVFGRGRQHARLAAFVFGPRVGVLPAFSSFTGTGMYERSEQDTLFVIAERDVIAP from the coding sequence GTGACGGGGAGCGCGATTCCCGCCGGCGCCGTTATCCATTCCGTTGCTGGTGAGCAGCTGGTGCTCTTGCCCGACCGTGCGATCTGGATTCCCGAGCGCCGCATGGTCATCGTCGCCGATCTCCATTGGGGCAAGGCGGCGGCATTTCGGGCCGCGTTCGTGCCGGTGCCCTTTGGCACCACGGCCAGCGATCTGGCGCGATTGTCCCGCGTGCTGCACGACACGGCCGCAACCCATCTGGTGGTGCTTGGCGATCTGCTGCACGCACGCGCCGGACGCCATGCCGATACACTGGCCACGATCGGCGCATGGCGTGAGGTGCATGCGGAGGTCGCGATCACATTGGTGCGCGGCAATCACGACGCGCATGCCGGCGATCCACCGGCTTCGTTGGATATTGTCTGCGTGGATGCGCCGTTTGCCATCGGACCATTCATCGGCGTGCACGAGCCGGCAGAGCACGCGGATGGCTACGTGCTGGCGGGACATTTGCATCCGTGCGTCTCGGTGTTCGGCCGCGGCCGTCAGCACGCGCGTCTCGCCGCATTCGTGTTCGGCCCCCGTGTCGGGGTGCTACCGGCCTTCTCCAGCTTCACCGGCACGGGAATGTACGAGCGGTCGGAGCAGGACACGCTGTTCGTGATCGCCGAACGCGACGTGATCGCGCCGTAG
- a CDS encoding ATP-dependent DNA ligase, translating into MRQFAALYDAIDATTATSEKVAALVAYFHAASAPDAAWAVAFLLGRRPKRLVRAPDLRTWAAQAADVPAWLFEECYAQAGDLAETISLLVPESDANDEQTLAWWVEERLLPLAHMDSDVQRDALLHAWQQLNGTSRFLFNKLLTGAFRVGVSDGLVVRALAQVSGIAAESIAHRLMGQWEPSAAWFTQLVATETTDADWSRPYPFYLAYPLEAELESLGPPDDWQLEWKWDGIRAQLVRRRGRTFLWSRGEELLADRFPEVEASAAWLPDGTVLDGELLAWRDGAPMPFSELQRRIGRKTVGKKLLADVPCHLLVYDCLEADGVDVRDRPMHERRALAESIVSRLPGGASMGLSPVVDVSSWSAARDARERSREMVAEGLMLKRRSSPYGVGRKVGDWWKWKVNPLTVDAVLVYAQAGHGRRAGLFTDYTFAIWDGDALVPFAKAYSGLTDAEIREVDAFVRRNTLEKFGPVRTVKPELVFELAFEGIQRSTRHKSGIAVRFPRMARWRRDKPANEADTLETVKALLTAGHAGE; encoded by the coding sequence GTGAGACAGTTCGCCGCGCTGTACGACGCGATCGATGCCACCACGGCGACCAGCGAAAAGGTCGCCGCTCTGGTGGCGTACTTCCACGCGGCATCAGCGCCGGATGCCGCATGGGCCGTCGCGTTTCTGTTGGGTCGCAGACCAAAGCGACTGGTACGCGCCCCCGATCTGCGCACGTGGGCCGCCCAAGCCGCCGATGTTCCGGCGTGGCTGTTCGAAGAGTGCTACGCGCAGGCCGGTGATCTGGCCGAAACGATCTCCTTGTTGGTACCCGAGAGCGACGCCAACGACGAGCAGACGCTTGCCTGGTGGGTGGAGGAGCGACTGCTGCCACTCGCCCACATGGACAGCGATGTGCAACGCGACGCGCTGCTGCACGCATGGCAGCAGCTCAACGGCACCTCACGCTTCCTCTTCAACAAACTGCTCACCGGCGCCTTTCGCGTCGGCGTGTCCGACGGCCTCGTGGTGCGCGCACTCGCGCAGGTGAGCGGGATCGCTGCCGAGTCGATCGCGCATCGACTCATGGGACAATGGGAGCCGAGCGCGGCGTGGTTCACGCAGCTGGTCGCCACTGAAACCACCGACGCCGACTGGAGTCGTCCATACCCGTTCTATCTCGCGTATCCGCTCGAGGCCGAGCTCGAATCACTGGGCCCGCCCGACGACTGGCAGCTGGAGTGGAAGTGGGACGGGATCCGCGCGCAGCTGGTACGTCGTCGCGGACGCACGTTCCTGTGGAGCCGCGGCGAGGAGCTGCTGGCCGATCGCTTTCCCGAGGTCGAAGCGAGCGCCGCATGGTTGCCTGATGGCACCGTGCTCGACGGCGAACTGTTGGCGTGGCGTGACGGTGCACCAATGCCGTTCAGCGAGCTGCAGCGCCGCATCGGTCGCAAGACGGTGGGCAAGAAACTGCTCGCCGACGTGCCATGTCATCTTCTCGTGTACGATTGTCTCGAAGCGGATGGCGTTGATGTGCGTGACCGGCCTATGCACGAGCGTCGCGCGCTGGCCGAATCCATCGTGTCGCGGCTGCCCGGCGGTGCGTCGATGGGCCTGTCACCGGTAGTCGACGTGTCCTCGTGGAGTGCCGCGCGGGATGCGCGCGAACGCTCGCGCGAGATGGTGGCTGAAGGGTTGATGCTGAAGCGTCGCTCGTCGCCCTATGGGGTGGGTCGAAAGGTCGGCGACTGGTGGAAGTGGAAGGTGAATCCGCTTACGGTCGATGCAGTGTTGGTGTACGCACAAGCCGGTCACGGTCGCCGCGCCGGACTCTTTACCGACTACACGTTCGCCATCTGGGACGGTGACGCGCTCGTGCCCTTTGCGAAGGCGTATTCAGGACTCACCGATGCCGAGATCCGCGAGGTGGACGCCTTCGTGCGTCGCAACACACTCGAGAAATTCGGGCCCGTGCGTACGGTAAAGCCGGAGCTCGTGTTCGAACTGGCCTTCGAGGGCATTCAGCGCAGCACGCGCCACAAGAGTGGCATCGCGGTGCGCTTTCCGCGCATGGCGCGGTGGCGTCGCGACAAGCCGGCCAACGAGGCGGACACGCTGGAAACGGTCAAGGCGTTGCTCACCGCGGGGCATGCCGGTGAGTGA